In the Brevundimonas mediterranea genome, AAGCTGATGACCCGGCGCGGATTGATCGCCGCCGGTTCGCCGGTCTTGGGATTACGGCCCATGCGGGCGCGCTTCTCGCGAACCTGAAACACGCCGAAGCCCGACAGTTTGACCGTATCGCCCTGTTCCAGGGATTCAACGATCAGTTCCAGGGTGCGCTCGACCAGGGCCGAACACTCCTGCCGGGACAGACCGACCTCTTCATGCACGGCTTCGCAAAGGTCGGCGCGCGTTACGGTCTGTAGGCCTGACATCATATCCCCGTCTGGTAGCGGTAGGCTGGGCGTATAGGGACGCAAAGTCTCCGAAAAATCAATGCCTCTGCCGGACTTAGAGGCGCAGCGCGCAGGCGCCCCAGGTCAGGCCGCCCCCCATGGCCTCCAGCAGGACCATGTCGCCCTTCTTGATCCGTCCGTCCTGGATCGCCGCGTCCAGCGCCAGGGGGATCGAGGCGGCCGAGGTGTTGGCGTGCAGGGCCACGGTCGAGATCACCTTGGTCTCGTCCAGACCCAGCCGGTCGCCGACGCCCTTGATGATCCGCTGATTGGCCTGATGCGGCACGAACCAGTCCACGTCGGAGATCTCGATGTCGGCGGCGGCGCAGGCGGCGGTGATGCCTTCGGCGATATTGACCACGGCATGACGGAACACCTGATTCCCGGCCATCCGCAGGTGGCCCACGGTCCCGGTCGTGGCCGGACCGCCGTCGACGTAGAGCAGATCGGTCTTCGAGCCGTCGGCGCGCAGGGCGAAGCCCAGCATCCCCTGATCGGCCGAGGTCCCCTGCCCTTCGCGCGGCTCCAGCACCACGGCCCCCGCACCGTCGCCGAACAGGACGCAGGTGGTCCGGTCGGTCCAGTCCATCAGCCGCGTCATTTCCTCGGCGCCGATCACCAGGGCGCATTTGGACAGGCCGCGCGCCACGAAGCCGTCGGCCACGCTCAAG is a window encoding:
- a CDS encoding beta-ketoacyl-ACP synthase III, with translation MSVTRSAVTGVGSYLPEQIVTNADLAKFVDTSDEWIQERTGIKQRHKARDDQPTSDLAVEAARKALADAGKTAADVDLIIVATTTPDMTFPAVASIVQHKLGAGVGVAFDVQAVCSGFVYALSVADGFVARGLSKCALVIGAEEMTRLMDWTDRTTCVLFGDGAGAVVLEPREGQGTSADQGMLGFALRADGSKTDLLYVDGGPATTGTVGHLRMAGNQVFRHAVVNIAEGITAACAAADIEISDVDWFVPHQANQRIIKGVGDRLGLDETKVISTVALHANTSAASIPLALDAAIQDGRIKKGDMVLLEAMGGGLTWGACALRL
- a CDS encoding integration host factor subunit alpha, with the translated sequence MSGLQTVTRADLCEAVHEEVGLSRQECSALVERTLELIVESLEQGDTVKLSGFGVFQVREKRARMGRNPKTGEPAAINPRRVISFRASQIMKSRVHDAVVEA